A section of the Polynucleobacter sp. AP-Sving-400A-A2 genome encodes:
- the scpA gene encoding methylmalonyl-CoA mutase: MPDYDLDAWKKSAQKSAPNGDVDKLGWQTPDGIHLKALYTAEDTEGLQYTHSLPGFEPFVRGPQATMYSVRPWTIRQYAGFSTAEESNAFYRKALDAGGQGVSVAFDLATHRGYDSDHPRVTGDVGKAGVAIDSVEDMKILFDGIPLDKVSVSMTMNGAVLPVLAGYIVAGEEQGVKQELLSGTIQNDILKEFMVRNTYIYPPEPSIRIIGDIIEYTAKHMPKFNSISISGYHMQEAGANQVLELAFTLADGKEYVKTALAKGLDVDGFAGRLSFFFAIGMNFYLEVAKLRAARLLWWRIMKSFEPKNPKSLMLRTHCQTSGWSLTEQDPYNNVVRTTVEAMAAVFGGTQSLHTNSFDEAIALPSEFSSRIARNTQLILQEETHITSVIDPWAGSYMMENLTQEMADKAWEIVQEVDAMGGMTKAVESGWAKLKIEAAAAEKQAKIDSGSDVIVGVNKYKLGKEDLVDVLMIDNDMVRESQVARLKDIKAKRDTKKVEASLEALTKAAEENTGNLLELAVQAIRLRATVGEVSDALEKVYGRHRADTQKVTGVYAAAYDSAEGWDKLKVEIADFAKDFGRRPRVMIAKLGQDGHDRGAKVVATAFADLGFDVDIGPLFQTPEECARQAIENDVHALGVSTLAAGHKTLVPAIIAELKKQGADDIIVFVGGVIPRQDYEFLYEAGVKGIYGPGTPIPASAKDVLEQIRKSAKPA, from the coding sequence GTGCCCGATTACGATTTAGATGCCTGGAAAAAATCAGCCCAAAAGTCAGCGCCCAATGGTGATGTTGATAAATTAGGTTGGCAAACGCCGGATGGTATTCATCTAAAAGCTTTATATACGGCCGAAGATACCGAAGGTCTTCAGTACACACATTCTTTGCCAGGTTTTGAGCCTTTCGTACGTGGACCGCAGGCAACTATGTATTCAGTGCGTCCTTGGACTATCCGTCAGTACGCCGGTTTCTCAACTGCAGAAGAGTCCAATGCGTTTTATCGCAAAGCACTAGATGCAGGGGGCCAGGGTGTTTCTGTTGCTTTTGATTTAGCGACTCATCGTGGTTACGACTCGGATCATCCGCGCGTTACTGGCGACGTTGGTAAGGCGGGTGTAGCCATCGACTCAGTAGAAGATATGAAAATCTTATTCGATGGAATTCCGCTCGATAAGGTATCCGTTTCGATGACGATGAACGGAGCAGTACTGCCGGTCTTGGCAGGTTATATCGTTGCTGGTGAAGAGCAGGGTGTGAAGCAAGAGTTGCTATCAGGCACGATTCAGAATGACATTCTGAAAGAGTTTATGGTGCGCAATACCTACATCTACCCACCAGAGCCTTCGATCCGCATCATCGGCGACATCATTGAATACACCGCCAAACACATGCCAAAATTTAACTCGATTTCGATTTCGGGTTATCACATGCAAGAGGCAGGCGCAAACCAAGTTCTCGAATTGGCATTTACATTGGCTGACGGTAAAGAGTATGTCAAAACTGCTTTGGCAAAAGGCTTAGACGTAGATGGCTTTGCTGGCCGACTCTCTTTCTTCTTTGCGATTGGTATGAACTTTTACTTAGAGGTTGCCAAGTTACGTGCTGCACGTCTTTTATGGTGGCGGATCATGAAGTCCTTCGAGCCAAAGAATCCAAAGTCTTTGATGCTGCGAACACACTGCCAAACATCTGGCTGGTCTCTAACTGAGCAAGATCCGTATAACAACGTTGTACGCACCACAGTCGAAGCCATGGCGGCTGTATTTGGTGGTACGCAATCATTGCATACCAATTCATTTGATGAAGCGATTGCCTTGCCGTCTGAGTTCTCTAGCCGCATTGCCCGCAACACTCAATTAATTTTGCAAGAAGAGACGCATATCACTAGCGTGATCGATCCATGGGCCGGCTCTTACATGATGGAAAATCTGACTCAAGAGATGGCTGATAAAGCTTGGGAGATTGTTCAGGAAGTCGATGCTATGGGCGGCATGACTAAGGCTGTTGAGAGTGGTTGGGCAAAGCTCAAGATTGAAGCTGCGGCTGCTGAGAAACAAGCGAAGATCGATTCAGGCTCTGATGTGATTGTCGGTGTCAATAAATACAAGCTTGGAAAAGAAGACTTGGTTGATGTTCTGATGATTGACAACGATATGGTTCGAGAAAGCCAAGTTGCTCGCTTAAAAGATATCAAAGCAAAACGTGACACCAAGAAAGTAGAAGCGTCATTAGAAGCATTAACTAAAGCCGCAGAAGAAAACACTGGCAACCTATTGGAATTGGCTGTGCAAGCGATCCGTTTGCGCGCTACGGTTGGCGAAGTTTCTGATGCATTGGAAAAAGTTTACGGGCGCCATCGCGCCGATACTCAAAAGGTGACCGGTGTGTATGCAGCTGCTTATGATTCAGCCGAAGGCTGGGATAAATTGAAAGTCGAGATCGCCGATTTCGCAAAAGACTTTGGTCGTCGTCCGCGTGTGATGATTGCTAAGCTTGGTCAGGATGGTCATGATCGCGGCGCTAAAGTGGTTGCGACCGCCTTTGCTGATTTAGGTTTTGACGTAGATATTGGACCCTTATTCCAAACGCCTGAAGAGTGCGCGCGTCAAGCCATTGAGAATGATGTCCATGCTTTAGGAGTTTCCACTTTGGCGGCGGGTCATAAGACTTTAGTTCCCGCCATCATTGCTGAATTAAAAAAGCAGGGTGCTGACGACATCATTGTCTTCGTGGGCGGAGTCATTCCTAGGCAAGATTATGAGTTCTTATACGAGGCTGGAGTTAAGGGCATTTACGGCCCAGGCACTCCGATTCCAGCATCTGCTAAGGATGTACTTGAGCAGATTCGCAAATCTGCAAAGCCTGCTTAA
- a CDS encoding GntR family transcriptional regulator — translation MNTKLINRPLYEDVAERLREQIFSHELAPGSWLDEQSLAAAFGISRTPMREAIKVLASEGLVISKMNKGSYVTEVDRRDLEQIFTVLSLLEGQAAKETAINATEAQLTQLDDLHHRLEKAAADRDIGQFFEFNVKFHELIQEIAGNKWMNGVIDDLRKVLKLQRRDSLSRGGRLLSSLLEHREILQAILKRDPVAAEMAMRNHLARGLEATK, via the coding sequence ATGAATACAAAACTAATAAATAGACCTCTGTATGAAGATGTTGCTGAGCGACTGCGAGAGCAAATCTTCTCCCATGAATTAGCCCCAGGAAGTTGGCTAGATGAGCAGAGCCTAGCGGCTGCCTTTGGAATAAGCCGAACGCCCATGCGCGAGGCTATAAAGGTACTTGCTTCAGAAGGTCTGGTAATTAGCAAGATGAACAAAGGCTCTTATGTCACAGAGGTTGATAGGCGTGATTTAGAGCAAATCTTTACCGTTCTCTCTCTATTGGAGGGTCAAGCAGCCAAAGAAACAGCAATAAATGCTACTGAAGCCCAACTAACCCAATTAGATGATTTACATCACCGCCTAGAAAAGGCCGCTGCAGACAGAGATATAGGGCAGTTTTTTGAATTTAATGTCAAATTTCATGAATTAATCCAAGAAATTGCGGGAAATAAGTGGATGAATGGCGTCATTGATGACCTGCGTAAGGTACTCAAACTCCAAAGGCGCGATTCTTTAAGTAGAGGGGGCCGCCTTTTAAGTTCCCTGCTTGAGCATCGGGAAATTCTCCAGGCTATTCTCAAAAGAGATCCTGTAGCGGCAGAGATGGCTATGCGCAATCACCTCGCTAGAGGGCTTGAGGCTACGAAATAA